In the Chryseobacterium sp. MYb264 genome, one interval contains:
- the mutS gene encoding DNA mismatch repair protein MutS: MAKATKEKKETPLMTQYNTIKAKYPDALLLFRVGDFYETFGQDAVRTSQILGIVLTKRANGEGHIELAGFPHHSVDSYLPKLVRAGMRVAICDQLEDPKMVKGIVKRGVTELVTPGVTFNDQVLNSKKNNFLLSLHKEKEKFGIALVDISTGEFLVSEGNLEKLLHIIHTFDPSEIIYQRSVQIPEQIKNKNAFKLEDWAYQYNFAYEKLTNHFKTNSLKGFGVENQPLAITAAGAIFAYLVEDTHHNLLAHITKIQTIPQEDFLMMDNFTLRNLEIVYPSNAQGKSLLDIIDKTSTPMGGRLLRRRIILPLKSVNEINRRLSLIDFLNENDHLKYEIFQLLKSISDLDRLMGKLAAEKISPKELGYLRQSLINIHTIKGLLHPHADILAWLEPLYDQDELIKCLQNHLNEELPVNLSKGNVIKEGISEELDRLRGLQSKGRGFLDEMCQREIERTGITSLKIDFNNVFGYYIEVRNTHKDKVPGDWLRKQTLVNAERYITEELKEYESQILGAEEKIGVLENQLYRNVCAETMIYIDQIQENSNIIAQLDVAVGLSELAVSESYTKPVLTETFAIDLKEARHPIIENALPLGEKYIPNDIFLDKDSQQIIMVTGPNMAGKSAILRQTAIVCLLAQIGSFVPAKHAEIGVLDKIFTRVGATDNISSGESTFMVEMNEAANILNNISDRSLILLDEIGRGTSTYDGVSIAWAIAEYLHQHPTQAKTLFATHYHELNEMTVNFERVKNFHVSIQENKGNIIFLRKLVPGGSEHSFGIHVAKLAGMPSKVVNRANEILKTLEASRTQGSSSESIKKVTEENMQLSFFQLDDPVLESIREELTKIDINTLTPIEALMKLNAIKKMIGK; this comes from the coding sequence ATGGCAAAGGCGACGAAAGAAAAGAAAGAAACCCCGTTAATGACACAGTACAACACTATCAAGGCGAAGTACCCGGATGCACTTTTACTATTCAGAGTGGGGGATTTTTACGAAACTTTCGGGCAGGATGCCGTGAGAACTTCTCAGATTTTAGGAATCGTTTTAACGAAAAGAGCCAACGGTGAAGGTCATATCGAATTGGCCGGATTTCCGCATCACTCGGTAGATTCTTACCTGCCAAAATTGGTAAGAGCTGGAATGAGAGTCGCGATTTGCGACCAGTTGGAAGATCCGAAAATGGTGAAAGGAATCGTAAAAAGGGGAGTCACCGAATTGGTGACGCCCGGAGTTACGTTCAACGATCAGGTTTTAAACTCAAAAAAGAATAATTTCCTGCTGTCTCTTCATAAAGAAAAGGAGAAGTTTGGGATTGCTTTGGTTGATATTTCTACGGGAGAATTTTTAGTGAGTGAGGGAAATTTAGAAAAATTGCTTCACATCATTCATACTTTTGATCCGAGTGAAATTATTTATCAGCGAAGCGTGCAGATTCCGGAACAGATTAAAAATAAAAATGCTTTCAAGCTTGAAGATTGGGCTTATCAATATAATTTTGCCTACGAAAAACTGACGAATCATTTTAAAACCAATTCATTAAAGGGTTTTGGTGTTGAAAATCAGCCATTGGCGATTACGGCGGCAGGAGCAATTTTTGCCTATTTAGTTGAAGATACGCATCATAATTTATTGGCTCACATCACTAAAATTCAGACGATTCCGCAGGAAGATTTTCTGATGATGGATAATTTCACATTGAGAAACCTTGAAATTGTGTATCCAAGCAATGCACAGGGAAAATCTTTGTTGGATATTATCGACAAAACTTCAACTCCGATGGGAGGAAGATTGTTGAGACGAAGAATTATTTTACCTTTAAAATCGGTTAACGAAATCAACAGAAGGCTTTCTTTAATTGATTTTTTAAACGAAAACGATCATCTTAAATATGAAATTTTCCAATTATTAAAATCGATTTCTGATTTGGATCGATTAATGGGAAAACTGGCGGCAGAAAAAATTTCTCCAAAAGAATTGGGATATCTTCGCCAGAGTCTGATTAATATTCATACGATTAAAGGATTGCTTCATCCTCACGCCGATATTTTGGCTTGGCTGGAACCTCTATACGATCAGGATGAATTGATAAAATGTCTTCAAAATCATTTAAATGAAGAACTTCCGGTTAATTTATCAAAAGGAAATGTCATTAAAGAAGGGATTTCCGAAGAATTGGATAGATTAAGAGGGCTTCAATCCAAAGGTCGCGGTTTCCTGGATGAAATGTGCCAAAGAGAAATTGAAAGAACCGGAATTACAAGCCTTAAAATTGATTTTAACAATGTTTTCGGATATTATATTGAGGTTCGAAATACCCATAAAGATAAAGTTCCAGGTGACTGGTTGCGAAAGCAGACGTTGGTAAATGCCGAACGTTACATTACGGAAGAGCTGAAAGAGTATGAAAGCCAGATTCTTGGAGCGGAAGAAAAAATCGGCGTTTTAGAAAATCAGCTGTACAGAAATGTTTGTGCTGAAACGATGATTTACATCGACCAGATTCAGGAAAATTCAAATATTATCGCTCAGTTAGATGTTGCGGTTGGTTTATCTGAATTAGCTGTCTCTGAGAGTTATACAAAACCTGTTTTAACGGAAACTTTTGCGATCGATTTAAAAGAAGCAAGACATCCGATTATCGAAAATGCACTTCCTTTAGGTGAAAAATATATCCCGAATGATATCTTCTTAGATAAAGATTCTCAACAGATTATCATGGTGACCGGACCGAACATGGCAGGTAAATCGGCAATTCTCCGTCAGACCGCGATTGTTTGTCTTTTAGCGCAAATTGGAAGTTTTGTGCCTGCAAAGCACGCTGAAATCGGTGTTTTGGATAAAATTTTCACAAGGGTAGGGGCAACAGACAATATTTCTTCGGGCGAATCTACTTTTATGGTGGAAATGAATGAAGCAGCAAATATTCTGAATAATATTTCTGATCGAAGTTTAATTTTATTAGATGAAATCGGTCGTGGAACTTCAACCTATGACGGGGTTTCTATCGCTTGGGCGATTGCGGAATATCTTCATCAGCACCCGACTCAGGCAAAGACCTTATTTGCAACACATTATCATGAATTGAATGAAATGACCGTGAATTTTGAACGGGTAAAAAATTTCCATGTTTCGATTCAGGAGAACAAAGGAAATATTATTTTCCTTAGAAAACTGGTGCCGGGAGGCAGTGAGCATAGCTTCGGTATTCACGTGGCCAAACTGGCGGGAATGCCTTCTAAAGTAGTGAACAGAGCGAACGAAATTCTGAAAACACTGGAAGCAAGCCGAACTCAGGGAAGCTCTTCCGAAAGCATCAAAAAAGTGACTGAGGAAAATATGCAATTGTCTTTCTTTCAGTTGGACGATCCCGTTTTGGAAAGTATTCGGGAAGAACTGACGAAAATTGATATTAATACACTGACCCCGATTGAAGCTTTGATGAAGCTGAATGCGATTAAAAAGATGATTGGGAAGTAA
- a CDS encoding IS5 family transposase: MLGKIREDLQQNLFKTRLTELINMEHPVVKLAGEISWDKMESEFEKLFSENGRPSIAIRKIAGMLLLKEMFKESDESVIERWIENAYWQYFTGETFFQTEQPFDPSNFVHFRKRIGDKGLEFLLGQSVSLHPKAKTEDEVQVDTTVQEKNITFPTDAKLAKKVIDNCRKIAEKESVVQRQSYRRVSKQLLRDAFFGHHPRRQKKAKMARKKLRTIGKRVLRELERKLPKDVLKGYEDVFKIYLKALTQERTTKDKIYSLHEPQVACIAKGKSGKAYEFGTKVAVVRGRKTGIISSVKRFSGNPHDSKTLEESLAQSERVRKSVGGTRPTKATTDRGFKGIKEVEGTAILLPAKKEKTKYGQQVARLRFRARAAIEPCISHLKRNHSLGLNFLKGVAGDINNALLAGIGYNLKMRLNQIKQQILLWLELVLRIFLGKYNFQSQKTAF; this comes from the coding sequence ATGTTAGGCAAAATAAGAGAGGATTTACAGCAGAATTTATTCAAGACCAGGCTTACGGAGCTTATTAATATGGAGCATCCGGTGGTAAAATTAGCTGGGGAGATTTCCTGGGATAAAATGGAGTCAGAGTTTGAGAAATTATTTTCAGAAAACGGAAGACCTTCTATTGCTATCCGTAAAATAGCAGGAATGCTTTTGCTCAAGGAAATGTTTAAAGAAAGTGATGAAAGTGTAATAGAGAGATGGATTGAGAATGCGTATTGGCAATATTTTACCGGAGAAACCTTTTTCCAGACAGAGCAGCCTTTCGATCCGAGCAATTTTGTACACTTCAGAAAAAGAATTGGAGATAAGGGTTTGGAATTTCTTTTGGGACAAAGCGTTTCTCTCCATCCCAAAGCCAAAACAGAAGATGAAGTTCAGGTAGATACGACGGTTCAGGAGAAGAACATTACCTTTCCTACCGATGCCAAATTAGCAAAAAAAGTAATCGACAATTGTAGAAAAATAGCAGAAAAAGAGAGCGTTGTACAAAGACAAAGCTACAGAAGAGTGAGCAAACAATTATTGCGGGACGCTTTTTTTGGACATCATCCCAGAAGACAGAAGAAGGCAAAAATGGCGAGGAAAAAGCTCAGGACGATTGGTAAAAGAGTTCTTCGGGAATTGGAAAGAAAACTTCCTAAAGATGTTTTGAAAGGCTACGAAGACGTTTTTAAAATTTACCTTAAAGCACTCACCCAAGAACGTACCACGAAAGATAAAATTTACAGTCTTCACGAGCCACAAGTTGCGTGTATTGCGAAAGGAAAATCGGGAAAAGCATACGAGTTTGGGACAAAAGTAGCAGTAGTAAGAGGTCGGAAAACAGGGATCATCAGCTCGGTAAAGAGATTTTCTGGCAATCCTCACGATAGTAAAACTCTTGAAGAATCATTGGCACAGAGTGAGAGGGTAAGAAAATCCGTTGGCGGAACAAGACCTACGAAAGCCACTACAGACAGAGGATTTAAAGGAATCAAAGAAGTGGAAGGAACAGCAATTTTGCTTCCCGCAAAAAAAGAAAAAACAAAATATGGGCAACAAGTAGCCAGATTAAGATTCCGGGCAAGAGCAGCCATAGAACCTTGTATCTCTCATTTAAAAAGAAACCACTCCTTAGGATTAAACTTCCTGAAAGGAGTGGCTGGAGATATTAATAATGCATTATTAGCAGGGATTGGATACAATTTGAAGATGAGATTGAATCAAATCAAACAACAAATTCTTCTTTGGCTCGAACTTGTTCTCCGAATCTTTTTAGGCAAATATAATTTTCAAAGTCAAAAAACAGCTTTTTAA
- a CDS encoding cupin-like domain-containing protein: MILENVDVVTDITKEDFQKNYFRKHKPLLIKNFAGRWEAFDQWNFDFIREKAGEQEVPLYDNKPADANKSSDAPVIKMKMKDYIDTIKSKPSDLRIFFYIITDRLPELLKNFTYPDLGMKFFKRLPTLFFGGSEAHVLMHYDVDLGDFLHIHFEGKKRILLFDQKQSAFLYKVPLSVHTIYDIDYENPDYEKFPALKHAKGFEIFMEHGDALFIPGAFWHFNRYLEPGFSMSLRALPNKPNVFANMLYHVFIMRYTDKLMRKIFKAKWVTYKQKWAFKKSTAALQQFLNKEK; encoded by the coding sequence ATTCTCGAAAACGTAGATGTTGTAACGGATATTACCAAAGAAGATTTTCAGAAGAACTATTTCAGAAAGCATAAACCTCTTCTGATTAAGAATTTCGCCGGCCGCTGGGAAGCCTTTGATCAATGGAATTTTGATTTTATTCGTGAGAAGGCAGGTGAGCAGGAAGTTCCTTTATATGATAACAAACCTGCGGATGCCAATAAAAGTAGCGATGCTCCGGTTATTAAAATGAAGATGAAGGATTATATCGACACCATTAAAAGCAAGCCCTCCGACCTTCGTATTTTCTTTTATATTATCACCGACCGGCTTCCTGAATTGCTGAAAAACTTCACATATCCTGACTTAGGAATGAAATTTTTCAAGCGTCTTCCAACCTTGTTTTTTGGAGGAAGTGAAGCACACGTCCTGATGCATTATGATGTTGATCTGGGAGATTTTCTTCATATTCATTTTGAAGGAAAAAAAAGAATTTTATTGTTCGACCAAAAGCAGTCTGCTTTTCTGTATAAAGTTCCGTTGTCGGTTCATACAATTTATGATATCGATTATGAAAATCCTGATTATGAAAAATTTCCTGCCCTGAAACATGCCAAAGGATTTGAAATTTTCATGGAACATGGTGATGCACTTTTTATTCCGGGTGCTTTCTGGCATTTTAACCGCTATTTAGAACCTGGGTTTTCGATGTCGCTTCGTGCACTTCCCAATAAACCGAATGTATTTGCCAATATGCTGTATCACGTTTTTATCATGCGATATACAGATAAATTAATGCGAAAAATATTCAAAGCAAAATGGGTAACATATAAACAAAAATGGGCGTTTAAGAAAAGCACAGCCGCATTGCAACAGTTTTTAAATAAAGAAAAGTAA